The following coding sequences lie in one Rutidosis leptorrhynchoides isolate AG116_Rl617_1_P2 chromosome 6, CSIRO_AGI_Rlap_v1, whole genome shotgun sequence genomic window:
- the LOC139853942 gene encoding uncharacterized protein, translating into MSSSDEESLVNAMKSIFSYRNNVVICRGVEEQNEAQSSRRKRRYIRRDRVEVHNRLMKDYFVQDPKYPPEYFKRRYRMSQSLLEKIIEGILSYSTRPDAPKWFTYFQQRPDARGVLGVSTILKVTTAIRQLAYGDSPDLFDDYLQISEKTSRESLQNFTRCIIDLYGNVYMREPTEDDIRRLYHKHEELHGFPGMLGSIDCMHWAWGKCPNAWKGHFTRGDHGYPTIMLEAVASLLIDTAPQVPYEIGDVDFDRGYYLVDGIYPSWASFVKGFSSVVDAKRKYFTKKQSAARKDVERTFGILQGRWGILRQPARAYSYLPVNNLQGSTWYERCDVYAEKTKELRDKDEHEYLRHTLVSHLWHNRDDEIVNEL; encoded by the exons atgaGTAGTTCCGACGAAGAAAGTTTGGTGAACGCAATGAAAAGTATATTTTCTTATCGAAATAACGTGGTAATATGTAGAGGGGTCGAGGAACAAAATGAAGCTCAAAGCTCAAGACGAAAACGTCGCTACATTCGTCGTGATCGTGTAGAAGTGCACAATCGTTTGATGAAAGATTATTTTGTTCAAGATCCGAAGTATCCCCCTGAATATTTCAAACGGCGTTATCGAATGTCACAAAGTCTTCTTGAAAAAATAATTGAAGGTATACTTTCTTACTCTACTCGTCCCGATGCACCAAAGTGGTTTACTTATTTTCAACAACGTCCCGATGCACGTGGTGTTCTCGGAGTATCTACTATTTTAAAAGTCACTACTGCCATTCGTCAACTAGCATACGGTGATTCACCGGATCTATTTGACGATTATTTACAAATTTCAGAGAAAACATCACGTGAGTCTTTGCAAAATTTTACAAGATGTATTATAGACTTGTATGGTAATGTATACATGAGAGAACCGACCGAGGACGATATACGTCGGTTGTATCATAAACATGAAGAACTTCACGGCTTTCCTGGAATGCTTGGAAgcattgattgtatgcattgggcttgGGGAAAATGTCCAAATGCATGGAAAGGGCATTTCACCCGAGGCGATCACGGTTACCCGACAATCATGTTGGAAGCCGTTGCATC TTTACTAATTGACACGGCTCCTCAAGTTCCATACGAAATTGGGGACGTTGATTTTGATCGAGGCTACTATCTTGTCGATGGGATTTACCCTTCGTGGGCTTCTTTCGTTAAGGGATTCTCAAGTGTTGTTGACGCAAAAAGGAAATACTTTACAAAGAAACAATCTGCAGCTCGTAAAGACGTTGAGAGGACATTTGGAATTTTGCAAGGTCGTTGGGGTATTTTAAGACAACCTGCTAGGGCATATAGC TACTTGCCTGTCAACAACCTACAAGGATCAACTTGGTACGAAAGGTGTGATGTATATGCCGAGAAGACAAAAGAGCTGCGTGACAAAGACGAGCATGAGTATCTTCGACATACTCTAGTTTCGCATCTATGGCATAATCGCGATGACGAAATAGTTAACGAATTGTAA
- the LOC139852242 gene encoding protein TIFY 10A-like: protein MSTSSEIVDSGRFSGQHTPVRAPERSSFSQTCNLFSQYLKENGSFPDLTLGRMVPPSTATMNLFPMTETSRAVQKEDQPKSMTIFYNGQVMVFNDLTPEKVKEIMKLAESGGSPKPPKPEEPLKNTFVSGSDLPIARKASLARFLEKRKDRITARAPYQTQDVSKVDDSKTWLGLGAH, encoded by the exons atgtcTACTTCATCTGAAATTGTGGATTCCGGTAGGTTTTCCGGTCAACACACGCCGGTTAGAGCACCGGAGAGGTCAAGTTTTTCTCAAACTTGTAATCTTTTTTCTCAATATTTGAAAGAAAACGGCAGTTTCCCGGATCTAACACtcg GTAGGATGGTACCACCATCAACTGCCACCATGAATTTGTTTCCGATGACTGAAACTTCACGCGCCGTACAAAAAGAGGACCAGCCAAAATCCATGACTATATTTTATAATGGTCAGGTGATGGTTTTTAATGATTTAACTCCTGAGAAAGTTAAGGAAATAATGAAGTTAGCTGAAAGTGGTGGGTCCCCAAAACCCCCAAAACCAGAGGAACCTTTGAAGAACACTTTTGTTTCTGGTTCAG atcttCCAATTGCAAGAAAAGCTTCTCTTGCTAGATTTTTGGAAAAGAGGAAGGATAG GATTACTGCTCGGGCACCATATCAAACTCAAGATGTTTCAAAGGTAGATGATAGTAAGACATGGTTGGGACTAGGTGCCCACTGA